gtgcctgtagcagatgcagcggccatgtggaaaccttgtgccatgctttgagggattgcccgaatagtagaaaggtttgggaaggggtccttcctcaccacatccttccttcctttatggggttctctgatattaactggttctctgaaggcgttaatgggaatttgttggccagtatggagcacggggctattctcttcgctattatttgtcatcaaatgtggaaatggaggaatgaagagttatttgctgagaagactgtctttattcctgacctccggttttacttctcgaaaaaactctctgttattacaaagagttttgaaggagagcccctggttcacccctccccggttaaagaggtccagttagttggttggaggaagcccagggaaggggttgtcaagttgaacacggatggctcctgccttagtaatggcagaattgctgctggtggagttcttcgggatgctggtggcgcctggctggctgggtttacccataacttaggtacgggctcctcctttactgcggagctctgggggatcttgtctggcattaaactcgccattcgcatgggtgttaaaagactttcggtggagtctgacaatttggaggctatcaacaggatttcggatagacaggctgtttgtcttaagagtcagaatctcattaaagccatcttgaggtttcgtcctgccttcgattctcttaccttctcccatatttatagggagcaaaaccgcgtggcggatcgcttgacagctgctgggcatggggggatgttaggtgtttctaccctttccgttcctccttcttttctgttaccttctcttcttgaggataggattggagtcagTCTTCGTAGACTGATctcgggttaggtttttgtttgtttgttttttttcttcccttcttaccaaaaaaaaaaatgattatggTAAAAAAAGATTAATGttcaattagtaaaaaaatgattaatgatcAATAATGACgtcattttatttattctttcaatgtaGCAATTaataacaattattttttcttatttagcGCCCGTTAGCGGGCTcgtatctttaataatatatttatttattattgagattattaaatttattagaatcattattattattataagtttattaatgtccaatattatcatgaaaattattttaaagtctaatatcatcattattgttaagttcggttaagttcggtagcattcagttaagttcagtagcattcagttaaattcagttcagtatttagtagcattcagttcagttcagttttttacagcgataaagaacagagcctaagaCATGAAATGCAAGTCGGTGTCCATAATCCTGTTTAATGGAAGCTTTCCATGATTTTCCACAGACAATCCATAAATGTGCTCGTCTTAATCCAAATGGGAAAAAACACCATTCTTTTGGGTGAATGGGTACACTATGTGCATGCACTTGTTATCTTATATCATTGAAGGAGAGGGTTCGAAATGAATAGAAAGAGAGTCGGACACCCGAACAAGAGAAATAATTATCCGGTTCATTGACCATCTAATGAAAGATACTTTGAAAGTATCGGATAATAACTAACAATGATGAGTCTTCTGTTAAAAACATATTGAGAAGACAAGGAAATGTATAAAAACATATTGAAAGTATCAGATAGTAGCAATGACAAGTCTTCAACTAAAAACACATTTGAGCTTCTGTTAAAATGTTGACGATGTTTGAATAGGCAGTCTACAATCTTCCAAGCTTGAAAGGATCATTATCCGCAAGTCTTTGAAGGATTCGTTATTACAAAACTAACAATTAACTATGGTGTTGGAACTGGATATCAAACTGTTGGAACTGGATTTCAAATGTGCTTAAGTTGTCCATGGATAAGCACCCCCAAAGTAATTACAGCGGGTAATTATATAGAAATGGAGTCACTAATTAATTATGGTGCGTAATttgatattaattttaatttcattttaaaaaatgCAAGGATTTAATTGGTGTAAAATTCAATTCATAATTCATGGATACAATTATTATGATAGAAAATATAGTGACAAAAATTGTATATTGATCCTTGAAAATAATTTgaagaacaaataaaaaaaagttaaaaaaaggaGTAGAGAGTAAAAATCGAATTTGACCTACCTCTCTCATGGGGGTTTTGGGTTTCTCCTTCTCGTGGGAGTCAAGGTATCGTATTCTGATCTCTGGTTTGGATGTATGCGTGAGGTGTTGTCAATTCCTATTCGATTGTTGATCTCTATATTGAATTGTACATGTGATCTCTGTTTTCAATTTCTTTTCGATTTTCTGGTTCTGTTTTTGTGGGGTATCGATTTGGAATTTGATTTGCAGCTAGGGTTTAATGAATCAGGCCATGAATCATTTTGGTGTTGTCAATCCCTCTCCAATTTCTGATCTCAGAATTGAACTGTATTTGTGATTTTTTGGCGCAAATTCTTCTGGCTCTGTTTTTTGTGGGTATTCGAAGGGTCCTGTTTAATACAGGTTTTGTTAATTGAGTTGAGGTTAGGGATTAATGGATCATGACTTGAATTGAAcaatatttgtgattttttgGTGCGAATTCTTCTGGCTCTGTTTTTGTGGGGATTCGAAGGTACTGCATAATACAGGATTTGTTAATTGAGTTGAGGTTAGGGTTTAATGGATCTTGACTTGAATCATCTTTTGCTGGCGGAAGATGAAGAAACTCCTTTTGAGTTCCTGGCGAATAGGGAGGAGGATTCAGGAGGGACAGAAAGTTTGGTGTTGATTGGTAGATTTCTAACAGAAAGGGTGATAAATTTTACTTCAATGAAAACCAGAATGGCAGATatttggatgccaaagaaaGGGGTCTGGATTACGGCTGTTAATGCGAATCTATTCTCATTCAAATTCTACCACAAGATTGATAAGGAGAGGGTTGAAGAGGGTGGTCCATGGTCGTTTGATGGCAAGCTGGTGTTAGGAGAGTGTGGGATAGGGCAGAAACCTGAACAAGTGGAATTATCAATGTTGCCAATTTGGGTTCAGGTATACGGAATACCTGTGGGTTTCTTTTCGGAAGCTGTAGGTAGGCAGATTGGTGAGTTTATTGGTGGTTTTGTGCAGTATGATGGGAATAATGATATGAGCTCACGTAGGATGGAATATATGCGTATTAGAGTTAGGGTGGATGTGCGTAGTCCGCTGAAAAGATGCAAACGAATCAAACGATCGGTATTTGAATTCTCGTTTCTTCAATTTAAGTACGAGCGACTATGTAACTTCTGTTTCCTGTGTGGAGTATTAGGGCATACGGAAAGATTCTGTGATAATCTCTTTATTGAAGATACAAGAGGGCTGAAACGTGAATGGGGAATTTGGCTTGTTGCTCAGGCCAGACGTGGGGGAGCTGGTCAGACTTCGCGTTGGTTGAGGGAACCAAATTTGAAGGATGAGGAGGATTGGAAGGTAGGGCAGAATACAGAGAGTACCAATTTATCAGGGATCAATATGGGTAAGGGGAAGGAGATTGTTATTAATTCTGAAAGAGAAGTTGCAGGAAGAGAAGATGAGGAGTTGGTCCTGGTAGAAATTAAGAAGAGGAGGAGAGCTGAAGCAAGGTTAAACAACGAGGATATTGAAGTTGAAGGGATGGATACGTCTTCGGGGGAAGGAATAACTGGTGTAACTGGAGTTTCTTTGAATAAGGAGGATTCTACAGTTACAGATGTTCTGTTTTTGGCGAGGCCTGAAGCTCAGGTCCGCCAGCACAAATGACGTGCCTTAGTTGGAACTGTCGGGGTCTCGGGTTGGCTGATCGTAATAGGCAGAGGGAGTCTTGGGAGTTGTTAAGTAAGATTGCTCAGTCGTCTATTTTGCCAAGCTGTTATATGGGCGACTTTAATTGCATTTTACGTGCGTCGGAGAAGAGAGGGGGCCCTGTTTACCCTAACTATTTAATTCAGCGTTTTGCGGACACTATCAATTCGAATGATCTTCATGAATTGGTAGTTAGGGGTAGCGAGTTTACGTGGGAGCGAGGGAGAGGGACCAATCACTGGGTTAGGGAGAGGCTTGACCGGGTGTTTGCTTATAGTGAATGGATGGAGAAATTCCTTAATCATCGTGTCTCAAATCTGAATGTTGTTTATTCTGATCATTCGGTTTTGTTGCTGGAATCCTTCGTCCAACCGGTAGCGGCGAAGAAATATCTTTTTAAATTCGAATCTGCCTGGATGCTGGAGGAGGGGTTTAGCGAGATTGTGAAAAGCTGCTGGAAGTCAAATCAATCTGTTGATATTCAGAAGAAGTTGGCGGACTGTTGCGCTGTTATGGAGAGATGGGGACTGGATTTTAAAAACAAGTTTTCGGCTCAGATTTGTAGGTTGAAAGCGTTGATGGAAAGGTTGAAGGATAAGTCTGATGCAATTTCGGTGGAGAGATTTATACAATTCAGAAATAAATTGGATAGAGTTCTAGAGCA
The sequence above is drawn from the Euphorbia lathyris chromosome 6, ddEupLath1.1, whole genome shotgun sequence genome and encodes:
- the LOC136232603 gene encoding uncharacterized protein, which encodes MDLDLNHLLLAEDEETPFEFLANREEDSGGTESLVLIGRFLTERVINFTSMKTRMADIWMPKKGVWITAVNANLFSFKFYHKIDKERVEEGGPWSFDGKLVLGECGIGQKPEQVELSMLPIWVQVYGIPVGFFSEAVGRQIGEFIGGFVQYDGNNDMSSRRMEYMRIRVRVDVRSPLKRCKRIKRSVFEFSFLQFKYERLCNFCFLCGVLGHTERFCDNLFIEDTRGLKREWGIWLVAQARRGGAGQTSRWLREPNLKDEEDWKVGQNTESTNLSGINMGKGKEIVINSEREVAGREDEELVLVEIKKRRRAEARLNNEDIEVEGMDTSSGEGITGVTGVSLNKEDSTVTDVLFLARPEAQVRQHK